A stretch of the Argentina anserina chromosome 6, drPotAnse1.1, whole genome shotgun sequence genome encodes the following:
- the LOC126799658 gene encoding uncharacterized protein LOC126799658 — MERMSCSTLRELGCGGSFSFSCSDSDLNFSSALSHFTDNVSDDVVEEDDDSDVDDEESYIEIALDHHHPKATHDDCNGDRLDHVDCLRISFSSSFPFPDFSNYTTNPNTEDSRARNIVSETTTDPAEVVKQAASSTSKEEFGGSDHDVRIKRSKLPAVNSLVNTLFFSLWSSSDNTAKKAGGVKNHNNISHPQPHVDNDNFLQTRKVSNTKTTVNGGIMKCFFKLRAMNLGTLVASFVKSRKVVCSPDQVYCHYPNGERKLKKLQAQSTLQNQKPSEKFLVKQQQKRVKMDLNAVRGVLEAIGSSMSTGVNRKERRTRSCPSSIKSSPIHKEFGGDQSKVLARETSIQAAIAHCKFSFEQIS; from the exons ATGGAAAGAATGAGTTGTAGTACTCTGCGAGAACTGGGGTGTGGAGGAAGCTTCTCCTTCAGCTGCTCCGACTCCGACTTGAACTTCTCCTCTGCCCTTTCCCATTTCACCGACAACGTCAGCgatgatgttgtggaagaagACGATGATAGTGACGTCGACGATGAAGAATCATACATCGAAATAGCACTGGATCATCACCATCCTAAAGCAACTCATGATGATTGTAATGGAGACAGGTTAGACCATGTCGATTGCTTACGCATATCATTTTCGTCGAGCTTCCCCTTCCCGGACTTCTCCAATTACACCACCAACCCTAATACAGAAGACAGCAGAGCTAGAAACATCGTCTCTGAGACGACAACTGACCCAGCTGAAGTAGTGAAGCAGGCAGCGTCGTCCACCTCAAAGGAAGAATTTGGGGGCTCCGATCATGATGTTAGAATCAAGAGGTCGAAATTGCCGGCAGTCAACAGCCTAGTCAACACGTTGTTCTTTAGTCTTTGGTCATCGTCGGACAACACCGCCAAGAAAGCCGGTGGTGTAAAAAACCATAATAACATTAGTCATCCCCAACCGCACGTGGACAACGATAACTTCTTACAGACCAG GAAAGTATCAAACACGAAAACCACAGTCAACGGCGGCATCATGAAGtgttttttcaagcttcgagcTATGAATCTTGGTACTTTGGTAGCTTCATTTGTGAAATCCCGAAAAGTTGTATGTTCTCCTGATCAAGTGTACTGTCATTATCCTAACGGAGAACGCAAGTTGAAGAAATTACAAGCTCAGTCGACTCTTCAAAATCAGAAGCCCTCAGAAAAATTCCTCGTAAAACAGCAGCAAAAACGTGTCAAGATGGACTTGAATGCTGTTAGAGGGGTATTGGAAGCTATAGGAAGTAGTATGAGCACAGGCGTTAACCgcaaagaaagaagaacaaggaGCTGTCCAAGTTCTATCAAGTCCTCCCCAATTCATAAAGAATTTGGAGGTGATCAGAGTAAAGTACTTGCAAGAGAAACATCAATTCAGGCTGCAATTGCCCATTGTAAATTTTCATTTGAACAAATATCTTGA
- the LOC126799659 gene encoding cytochrome P450 714A1-like, which yields MEVHALPMWWPILLIGVSSLVMRLLNEFWFEPRRIRTVLWKQGIRGPRPTFPYGNVPEIQKIRSTMINNTHEGLDGQQLNHNWFPSVFPYLHEWEIKYGSIFMYSTGINQHLYVSDPKLVMEIKQNNSLDLGKPTYLGKSLQPLLGDGLLRTNGKYWAVQRKLLAPEFFLSKVKGMVGVMLESTAAMIKTWDCRIKDSKSGISTIEIDDELKRLSADIISRSCFGSSYSFGNQIFEKIGDMVEVLGTPNLLYGFLDLSWFLPNKKLWNLRKEVDSMLLKLVRDRQVKRQSGGAIENDLLQMLLDIASTNTIDIPRRQRETFVLDNCRNIYFATSATTSVTASWTLMLLSLHPEWQDRIRAEIVEVCGSLNKLHHCLHNTDVLRKFKVLTMVIQESMRLYPSPAQLARAILENVKFGDLDVPKGTNVHVCVGALHREPENWGPDADEFKPERFENGISNACKQPQAYMPFGFGTRVCIGQTFAMTQLKIVLSLILSKFAFALSPDYRHSPSHKMILIPKHGIRLFVKSA from the exons ATGGAAGTGCATGCCCTACCGATGTGGTGGCCAATTTTGCTAATTGGTGTATCAAGCTTGGTGATGAGATTGCTCAACGAGTTTTGGTTCGAGCCTAGAAGGATTCGCACTGTGCTTTGGAAGCAAGGAATTAGAGGACCACGACCTACCTTCCCCTACGGCAATGTCCCAGAGATCCAGAAGATTCGATCCACCATGATCAACAACACGCATGAAGGGTTGGATGGTCAACAGTTGAACCATAATTGGTTTCCCTCTGTTTTTCCATATCTTCATGAATGGGAAATAAAGTACG GTTCTATATTCATGTACTCCACAGGGATCAACCAACACTTGTATGTGAGCGATCCCAAGTTGGTAATGGAGATAAAACAGAACAACTCCCTGGATCTGGGTAAACCTACATATTTGGGTAAATCACTCCAGCCCTTGTTAGGTGATGGCCTGCTCCGAACTAATGGAAAGTATTGGGCCGTCCAGAGGAAACTTCTTGCTCCTGAATTCTTCCTTAGCAAGGTTAAG GGCATGGTGGGTGTGATGCTTGAATCTACAGCAGCAATGATCAAGACATGGGATTGTCGTATTAAAGATAGCAAATCAGGCATTTCGACCATAGAAATTGATGACGAGTTGAAGAGACTATCTGCAGATATCATATCACGATCATGTTTCGGCAGTTCTTACTCCTTTGGAAATCAGATATTTGAAAAGATTGGTGACATGGTAGAAGTTCTTGGCACACCAAATTTACTATATGGCTTTCTTGATCTCAGCTG GTTTCTTCCCAACAAGAAATTATGGAATCTTAGGAAAGAAGTAGACTCTATGCTTCTCAAGTTAGTGAGGGATCGCCAGGTTAAAAGACAATCGGGTGGTGCAATAGAaaatgacctattacaaatgcTACTCGATATTGCTTCTACTAATACCATTGACATTCCTAGGCGCCAAAGAGAAACATTTGTTTTAGACAATTGTCGAAATATCTACTTTGCAACCTCCGCCACCACTTCTGTTACTGCATCATGGACCTTGATGCTTCTGTCTTTGCACCCCGAATGGCAGGATCGCATCCGTGCGGAGATCGTTGAGGTTTGTGGGAGTTTAAACAAACTCCATCATTGCTTGCACAACACGGATGTGTTGCGCAAGTTCAAAGTG CTGACTATGGTGATTCAAGAGAGCATGCGTCTTTATCCATCTCCAGCCCAACTTGCAAGAGCCATTCTGGAAAATGTCAAGTTTGGCGACCTTGATGTGCCGAAGGGCACCAATGTACATGTATGCGTTGGTGCATTACACCGCGAGCCCGAAAATTGGGGTCCGGATGCTGATGAGTTTAAGCCGGAGAGATTTGAAAATGGGATATCTAACGCGTGCAAGCAGCCCCAAGCCTATATGCCATTTGGTTTTGGGACTCGAGTGTGCATAGGACAGACTTTTGCTATGACACAGCTGAAGATAGTGCTGTCTCTAATCTTATCCAAGTTCGCATTTGCTCTCTCTCCAGACTATCGCCATTCCCCTTCTCACAAAATGATATTGATTCCTAAACATGGAATCAGACTCTTTGTTAAGTCTGCGTAA